A segment of the Crassostrea angulata isolate pt1a10 chromosome 10, ASM2561291v2, whole genome shotgun sequence genome:
acaaaatcgatacgtagtgttatcacaggcaaagacattggaaaatgtaaatatactgtTTTAATATTATGGTTTTCTCTTTTGTACGTAGAGATTTATTCTGACTTGTAACCACAAAACATTAATGGTGAATGATATATATGTAAACTGGTGACGTGCGTCTTTCACAGGCACCTACGTTGCATATTTTTCTCACAAGAAAAATATACCCTATACCTAATTGTATAgggtatatatttatatatacgagaaaaatatataacgtcaggtgcctgtggcgTCTCAATTTGTCAATTAATGGCAATAATTGGACACAAAAGTCCCGATTTGTTGTCAAGATAATCACCTCAAAGTACAGAAATTTATTGTCATTCTCGCATCATTTTCACCAACATGCATCTGTAATGAACCAATGTATCTCatacagaaaaaatacaaagataacagacttgtttatttctttaatataaatagaACTGTTGACGATTTAGGACATTCATATCAGATCATTACttcatcaaaacaatgaatATCTCAATAAATAATGAAGACTGCAAAATGGACTATATCTATAACTAGAGATATTTACAGAATGATGGAGGTCAATGATTATAATAAAGAATCAATATACAAACTGCTGCCCTTTATACACATCAGTCAATAAATATCCAGTTTCAAATGGAAAGCACATGCAAGAAGTATTGCAATCAAGTCAAAAACATTGCCATTAGtcaaaattataaacatgctCTTTGTAAGAGAAATCCAAACAATGTTGTAATAAATAATTGAGAAAATGAGTGTACCGTTTAAAGGAAGTCTTGTATAATGACAACTGGTCAGTATAAGCAACTTTAGTTAGTGAACGGCAAAATTTACACATCTGAAATCATCTCTTTTGTAGatgcaaaaatattgataaatactTTTGTCATATTCAAAAGACAAACCCTGGGTAATAGAATGGAATGCTTCAAATGGAGTTTATTTGGAAGACAAAACATACTAATGAAAGCAAATcggaatatataattatatatatgtataatattataacatgatgtaTGTTGCCATTTTGTTTTagatgtctttgatgttctacTAGCAAATGCACTCCTATGGAGATCAATGATAATTcacatatatgtacaattatgtaacgaatgaaaaatcaaaatgagaaaaaaatggaactattcataatatatataaatatatataattaaatcatCTACCATTGGATAAGGGGTTCACCTTTCACTCAGCAGAGCTCTGAGATTCTGTGTCATCTAAACCAGAGGGCAATACACAAATCAGGTACAGGCTGGGGGCAATATACAAATCAGGACAATACACAAATCAGGACGGCATCATTGTTATCACAGCTGTAACAGTGAACAACCTCAGatagatttgggggggggggggggggggggggtgtatagAGCATTCTACTGACCAAACAAAAGGCATAGTTACCTATAGAACCAAACACAGGTGTAGTGTAGGAGGTTTGTTCTTCTACTGAGGAACAAAGTTTGTGTGGCCAtagacaggtacatgtataggtaGTAAATAGGGGTCTACTTGGCTACGAAATGACAGACATAATTTAGTGTGAGAGTACATATAGTCACATATAGAAACTTACAAGGAACCATTTGTGCGGTGTACCCAAAGGTTGGACACAAAATTACCACTCATGATGGGCATTTAAATGGTTTCTATTGACCTCAATACATCCTTACTTCTTAGACCAGCTGAACATCAAAACAAAtggatttatttcattttcttatgAGCTatagtttttcaaaatatattgaaaataaacatgACAATGCAATTCAAAAATTCAACACATAATGGAAAACTTCATTACATCTTGTAGCCAGTCACATCCTTCAGAAGTGTTTATAATACTAGTTTTACAAATCCAAAATAGACTTCTATATAAAAAGATATGGAGGAGATTCAATGAGGAAGGAAGGAAGAAAGACTTCATATCAGTGTGAAGTACATCAAGATTGAATCTTGTTTATCAGTTCATACTTCTTTCTTTGAATAAAATCACTTGTAAAGTCAGCTGTTAAGATTCAATGATTCCTCAGTTCATCTCACACACAGATTATAGGAAGGAAACACTGGCCAGAACAGCCCCACACAATGCCTCCACGTGGTTGTTCTGATTCCCTTGTTCCTTGTAGTTCCAGAGTTTTATAACATCAGATAGTCAGAGGGCGGGATCCAGCGGCCCGGGTCTGCTTCACACACTGTCATATTGTCTCCAGAATGGAGGGTGGAGGAAGGACAGGAAGTGTGGCGGGGGCCGACTTATTTACCTGAAAAAGAGCGTTCAGGTGTTAAAAAGTAGATGTAGAAACTGTAGTACATTGTCTCAATATAAGAAATTGTAAACAGAGAGATTTTGATATGTTATATAAATGTGTTAGAGAAAACACAAgtcatgcaaacaaattaatatatgaaacaattttaaaaagagaacAATCACAAATTGCCAGGACATTCCCCTCTATTACTGATGCAACAAATCCAAGCATCCAAAATTGTATGCAGAGTTTACATGCATCAAAATTACTGGTAAATGgatcattatttaaataaaaagatgaaatcaaagcaaaaacaaaaccaaaattcAAACTAAATCAGCATCAACAAAAATCCAGGAAAAGGAATTACAATATGGTTTCCATGACTTCAGTGCTACTCTTACGTAGAGGCAGAAAATAccgattttcaaaattgttatccAACTGAAATTTACAATAGTATCTTAATTATTGTTTTCTACtggaataaaattaaacatagatgattgaatTAATGGACAAAAAActtcatgttttgttttcattttttcttcagaaaattttcaaaaagtaatttttaaaaatgaagttcATAATGAAACAACTATTTCTATGTAAAGCGGGTGGTAATTCATTATTTCCCcttttacatgcattttttaaaataactaaaataaaacCTTAACAATTTAACTTGAAACATTACTTGAATACAAAAACACTCCTGAATGTCAAGTTACATCTGTATCAATCTTATTTTATGTTTGATCAATCATATTTTCTCCAAAACATATCTTGCCAAAGCATCAGTGTGGTCTATGGTCAGAGGGGAGAGGGGGAACATATAGATTGATATACAATGTGTATTTTTTCCTAAACACAATATTTAAAGTGGAAAAAACCAAATAGCCAACTGCCAGAGGCCAAATACAAACTGGCCTTCATACTATGTAATATACCAAGGGAGAGAACcatttttatattgataatttagataaaattgtaaatatatatacaatacaacatgtacaatgctttattttttttttttttataagaatataATTGCGATCATTGCAAAACTTATTCAACTCCCATTTGTGAGTTACCATTTACCAGGTTAATGGAATTTATACAGGGAAGCTAAttgttttttgcaaatttgAGAGTTTAATCTCAAACTGCAAAAACTTCattcactaaaaaaaaatgcatactaTCATaatcatcaattcaaacataaaaaaaaaaatataatccaacaaatattttgaaatggaaatttaaaaattttaactcATAAGAAAAATTTAAGAGAAAGTATTTTTTGCAATGTATGCAACCAAAATACTTTTACCAAAATGAACTAACAATTAAAATATgctataaaatgtatgaaagtAATTTCTCtgacaataatatattttaattgttaGTTCATTTTGGTAAAAGTATTTTGGTTGCATACATTGCAAAAAATACTTTCTCTTAAATTTTTCTTATgagttaaaatttttaaatttccatttcaaaatatttgtcttgTTAGGGTCTGTCGAATCCCCCTTTTTAAACACTGGAATAATTAATGAGGAAGACCATGTACTGGGAAAAATACCAgtatttaatatacaattaaaaagaTTATGTAGTATAGGTAAAAAATAGTcttgaaattcaataaaatatttgttcaaaaTTCCATCTTCACCGTGGGATTTTCCAGGCTTTAGATTACCGATAGCCTCTTTAATTTCATCAATACTAATGTTTTTATCTAGCtcttcaaaaatacaattaatatcTAAACCTTCATTTCCACTTTCGATGTCACCGTCATCCTGCGTGGAAGCAATTGATTTAAAATGCTCGTAAAAATTTTccaaagaaatatttgaattagtTTTAGACCTTTTCTTAAATTTGGCGAAAAATTGTTTTGGGTTGCTTTGTTTTAACAAAGATAATTGGTCATCTTCAGTATTTTTGTAGATACGTTTGGCTTTGGCTTCGTGTTTTTTGTAGATACGTTTTTTACTTAAAAGATCCGCATGGTTAGAATTACATTTATAACTGTTAAATTTGCGCAACGCGACAACATAATCCTTATACAAAGATTTTAATGGTGTGTAACGAGGATAATTGTAACGACTGGTCTGTAACTAGGTCAATTGTAATGACTGGTGTTTGTAACTAGGTCAGTTGTGTGAAACTAGGTCATTTGTGATGAAAGGTGTGAAACTAGGTTGCTAATAATGACAGGTGTTTGTAACTAGGTCAGTTATATTGACCGGTGTGGAACTATATCAGTTGTAATAACAGGTGTGGAACTAAGTCAGTTGTAACGACAGGTGTGTAACTAGGTCAGGAGTTTTCTAACCTGTGGAACTGGTTCCCCCTGTGCTACAGTGTAGGTAGGCTGGACTTTTTCTGGGGTCATAAATACACCCTGTAAATCAAAGAAATATTCCATATagataaattttacatttatgaaaaataaaggtagaaattcaaacttttattttgataaataaaacaaactatatgactaaatttaaaaattcaaatattaaatgaatgtacaaaagttttataaataaatttttactaGGATCATAgtgtttcatttataaatgatgataattgaaaatattactGATCAGCAAAAAGCCTTCAATTAAGACTGGTATGTTGGCATAAGgccaaaatattgatttaatttagTGCCATATTGAAAGAGAATAGCTAAGTTTATAAATAGGAAAGTTGAGTTATGCAAAAATTGCAAAtcttataataaaatacatacctgttgcatcatattttgaaattttggtcTGAGAACCTAGACATTAATTATTTTGGCCTAATAGGGGCCTGCAAGACATTTCTTTGTTTCATTAGTGATGAGTcatattaacattaaaatttggGAGCATATATGATAACAACATACAAAGTGATATAAACATTGTCTATTGGGCAACAGCAACCTAGTGACTACTTATAGTTTCTAAAAAGCTTCACTTAGTCTACaaaattgtgaacacaaaaGTTGTTTATTGAGCTACAAAAAGATACCAAGGTGTCTATAAAAGTTGTCTATTGAGGTACAGCAACATAACAAAGTGACTATAGCATTGTCTATTGAGGCACAGCAACATAACAAAGTGACTATAGAAGTTGTCTATTGAGGCACAGCAAAATACACAAAGAGAATACAAAAGTTTTCTATAAAGGTGAAGAAGATGCATAAAAAGAAACTGCAGACATTGTTTGTTGAGGTACAGTAACACTAAAGGGAATACAGAAATGATATACTGAGGTATAGCATTGAAAAGAAGTTGTCTATTGACTTACAGCCAACCAAACAAAGGGACTACAGAGGTATACGCCCAGCTACCAAAGCCGAACAAGCAAATTATAATTACTTTTCTCGGGATGGACTCACATTGTCACCCGAGTGATAATGGTTGCTACGGGAATGATTGACTGACGGAATCAGACCTCTCCCCTGGTTAAAAACAAAACCTTGAGGTTAGTAACAAAACAGGTTATCTAATGGACGTCTCCTTTGTTTGTTAGACACTGCAACCTCTCGCATCAGTGCAGTCACAGTggtttgtttcacatttctttCCTATATACATCAAACCATCAAATGACTTGACAATTATTTCAACTGTTGTTAAAACTTTATGGGTTATTTATCAGTATTAAAAAATCCAATCATTACATCTAAGCACACTCTTCAATAGTCTAGTACattattcatatcattttacttcTACATATTCCAAACAATCCACAATCTAGCTCTGGGTTATtgttgttgaaataaaacagaattAGCACCGGAAAGTCCTCTCCATAAATAGCAGATCCCCTTACCTGGAACTGTGGGGGGCCTCTCTGTGAGGGGGAGGGGTGGTCCTCCCTCCCTACAGCATGGTTACTTTGGCCATGTTGAGTGGAATTGTGGTACGGATGAGATGCATTATGGGAATGATGTTCCGATGACTGTGGGCGTTGACTGGAGTATGGAGAAGGAGGGGGCCTAGAAGGAGGGGGCATCGCAAAACCTGAAAAGTAATCAGAGTGAGGACATGGCTCACAATGGGCAACATAGAATAAGGTATTCTGAAATgcttattttattgataatactTGGTCAAAACGTTTTGGTGCTTATAATACAACCAAACTACATTTTTACCCCAATATCATGGCCCACAAAGGTGGGTAAGTATAATACACCAAATTGTATTATagaattattcaataatataaaaaaaaacaacccctaaatctattacatgtactagaagATGTATACATGACTATgtaattttgttgaatttacCTCCATGCTTACCTGAGTATTTGTTGGACACATCTCTGTACATTCTTGGACTGTTCTCCAGGAGTCTGGGAACCCTGGCCTGAGACATTTGTAGATTATGTTTATACACAGCTATGTCCTCACACGAAGAGCCCGGATTCTTGAACTCTTCCGCCTGGTCTGGAAACTGTTCCTGGTGGGAAATGGGATCACACGGGGAATTCCTATGGCTACTGTGTTCACGGCTACTGTAGCCTGACTCCCTGGGGGAGTCCCCTCTCTCCTCCTCACAGTTCACTAACACTGGTGTCCTTGACCTTTCACCTTGAGGCTGTTCACCTGACAACTGAGCGAGTTTAGGAGGTAGAGGGTTGTAAGGCCGTGATTTTGAAGTGTCACTGCTGAACCCTGAGGACTGAGAGGAATCATGGTCCTGTGGATACACTGTGTTAGCACTACTGGAGACTAGGGGGTGAGGGGCGTGAGTGCCACCAGAGCCGTCACCACTGGGGGTGGGGAGACGAGTCACTTCCTGTGTGTATAAGGTCGCACTGTGTTTGTACACAGAGGTATTGGGGACACGTGTCACTTCCTGTGTAAACATAACTTCACTCTGTCTATACAACTGTTGGCTAGGACTCTGTCGTGACAATGGAAGTCTTTGGTATGGAGATTCAGAACGGTAATCACGAGCACTTTGTTCACTGATTGCAAGTTCAGATAAACGCTGGTTCATTGAAGGGGAGTTCATGCTTCTCCTGTCATAGTTTATGACACCGTAGGGAGAGCCCCTGTTAGGAGTAGGAGGGAGTTTCCGGTGTGCAACTGAGTTATAGGTGGGGGAAGCCTTATAAGGAGGTGGTTGATTAGTTGACAGAGCATCATTTACCTGCAATCAAAAATCaccttcattttaaaaaaaatattctctaagACTTCAAGAAGAATGGAGTGATAAACCTTCAGAATCAGTATCTTACCTGGTGATTAAGCTGGGATTGTGAACTGTTCATTTTTTGTTCCATCACTGCATAAAAATCCTTTCTCCAATCTGCGGTCTTCCCATGATCCTCTTGGCTGGCACTGCCACTGTCACTGCCTGACCGTGACCGCCCACGGAATCCGAACCCATTAGGGGGCTCGCTGGTGATTGGAGTGCTTTGGTCCACAATATTACTGTGGTGAAACATGGGGGAGGGAGGATTATAACCACTGTCACTGAACCCTGAGGTTTCTAGAGGCCGAGCACTAGGATCAGACATTTTGTCTTTAGGTGAAGCTGTGCTAACTTCTCGCACCTTCTGGAAAGATGTCCTGATCTGATTGGGAGTACTGTAAGTTTGTGataaaacagtttgatttgtatGACACTGAACACTTCCTGTATGTTGCTGATGTATGGGTGTGGGACCTGAGCGATAGGAAGCCACTTTGACCCTGCCCGAATACCCCTCCACATCACTGGAGTACCCCACCTCTCTTTGGCGCTCTTTCCTGGGGGTAAACCCGTCCCTGTCACTCTCATAACCCCCCCTCACAAAACCTTGTTCGTTGAGCAGGTGCTGTCTCCGCTGTCGAATAAACTCAGTTTCACTCCGATATCCCGTATCAGAGTCATAATCTCTGGAGCGCTGAGATTTCACCACAGGACTAGCACTATAGGATGAGTGAGCATTGGGACTTCGCGGATCAGAGAACTGTGACAGTCTGCTGGAGAGTTCTGACGGGGAGCAGTAAGTGAAGGCAGGGGTTCGCTTAGAGACTGGCGTGTTGGGTGCAGGCTGGTCCTTCTGGACAGACACATCAGGGTTTGATCCTAAACACGTAGAAGGTCCTCTCCCCGAGAATCCACCATCATCATCAACCAACTTCCTGTGCTTCTCTTTTCctgaaaaaacatttatatcacAAATGAGAATGCTAACTAGAGTATGAGCACTATAAAtgagtttttttaaagaagtattTCCCAAAGAACTTCATCTAACCTTTTCTGGGTGCAGGCTGAGGTTTGTCTCCTGACGTTATCATTGAGGTCATCTCTCCAATAGGTGACCTTGACCTGCTGACTTCTCTGTCTGGTTCCTGGTCTGAGTGATGATGCTGTAGCCTGGCCTTGTCTTTGGCTAGTTTCTCCTGCAAAAtgtgttgtacatgtaaatctagTCTCTGTATGTGTAAAACTCCACAGCTTGGTAAAACACAAACTCTAGGTCAAGATGTAAGGATGGTAAGTACTATTTAGGTCAGTGTTTTAATACTGTAATCAATCTATGGTAAGTTACCTCAAACATCCACAAATTAAGTGATATAATGCTACATATAATATTAAATCTTGTTCTACACAGAGTGTCACATTTAGCTGGAGATATTATTTAGAGCCCCGTACCTTATCACACTGATAAAGACGGTGGGCATCGATCTGAGAGGCCGGGTTAGGATGTCTACTCGGGTCACCATCGTGGTGGTCACCATAAACCAATGCAGCGGTCTGCAAAAGTGTTAGCTACTGTTACCATGGATACACATATTATTTCCATATCAACACACAATTATAAACACTGTGATTAGTGACTAGAAAATCCTCTCTATATGTTTACTTTATTTACATGATGCTGTCTAATACTGTATAATGGTGCAAGTAATACAGAGTGCAGATTAATGAAATATACTGATTGTAGATTTCCAGGTACTAATAAATATTCAAGCCTAGCGAACCTGTCATTTTAGGTTTCTGAAGTTAAATAGTGCATGAAGTAAAAGAACAAATGATGTGCCCAAGTAAAACGCTGCAAGCTATTTCTACATCTCATTCTAAAGGTCATCCACTAGCCTAATTTTACAGACAGAATCTATGACTAACCTCTTTGATAATCTACTCATTCCAATAAGACAACTACAGAAATTCAGGTAACTCTTTTGTCTTAAATTATATCTGGCATTAAATCTATTGAATGTGGCAGTCAAGGATGAAATCGAAAAAAAGTAACAGAATGAATTCAATCACTGCTTGGCTGACTAGCCTGTAGAGTTTATAAGTTGGCTGTATTGTGTACGAGATGATCAATAAATTAGACACAGTGGGTGATTGGTTTGAGGCTCTGAGTGTAAAGGTCCTAACCTTTGACCTTACCTCCTCCTCGTATCCTCGGTTATCTCGCCCTCCGCTCCATCGAACATCTGCTGGTACCCCGCCCTGCTTCTGCCTCATTGCCAAGCTACGAGCATGTCTGATTTTTTCACGCATGTCTTTGGGGTAGGGGGTCGGACACCTAACCAATGTTCCCTACAAAGGACCAGGGGTTGAGTCTGGTTATCAATGGGGTACTTATTGTGTGGACAGGCAGACAATAGAGTGTAGTTCTAAAGGTTGAATATCCAATGATTAATTCTGAATAAGCTTGTTTAATGTAATACATTGGATGCATCTTTTACATCTGCAAGTGTACcctatcaaaatatatatcaaaatgtcCTTTGTGCAATAACTTTTTTAAGCAATAAACACTTCATCTTCAGTGGAGTAAGTGTAAGTAATACATGGTGACGGTGTAGTATATTTGCAGATATGACTGAATGCCTTACTTCACATGTTTATATGTAAGGTTCTTTGAAAATTCAAGGAATACAAATTCATATATACAATAGTGCTACAGATTTATATGCAGATTGGGAACTGGGCATGCACTATGTGATCATGCAGGTCAACTGgtaaatataaaagatatatCGTATTTTATCAAACAATTGTTAATGCAgcgtaaatataaattttaagctTGTTATATCCAACTTCAAATCACCCATATACGTAGAGTACATGTTATACAAAGAAATGCATCctgtaaaataaaactaatataaATATCGGCAGCATCCCATACCGATTCTTCATCTTCCTCAGGGAAGGCAAAGTGGATGGTCTGTCGTCTGCTTCTCTCCTCATCCCACATTGAGGCATGGAAACTGTCCGTGTCACCTCCCTGTCctgtagaaaaacaaaaacatggaagGTTAAACACAAAACCAAAGAAGGTCAAACTTTAAAAGGTAAAAACTTAAAGGTTATCCAATAATTATAGAAGCTTAAACTTTTTCGTAAACATCTCCTTAATTATTACTTCTCTACAAGTGCCTCGTTATTCATAGATCTGTCCTATTCAATGGGGACTGACAAAAAACATTGATCAATTTAAGGTTGGGATTCTTTTTcccttctttttttctttccttttttgaaattttgatgccAAGTTCTTCAAAAATTCATGGAAGGTtaagcttttttaaatttaacggCGTACCTGAATCATTGGGCCCCTCATCATCCCCTAATTGGGGAAGCAAGTAGCAAGTCAGGAACTTTCTTCCATTATCTGGGTCATGGTCTGACTGCAGAGGAATCAACGGACAAGTCTGGAA
Coding sequences within it:
- the LOC128165237 gene encoding uncharacterized protein LOC128165237 isoform X3, translating into MAGFVKKCPCLRPKIQEEIYELDYRHCNLTDVPAQVFNFERTLEELYLDNNQIQDLPRELFCCHGIRKLCLSNNEVTNIPPAIGSLINLEELDVSKNGIIDIPENINCCKCLRSVNANVNPLGKLPEGLTQLGNLTQLYLNDTFLDYLPGTFGRLLKLKVLEIRENHLKTLPKSFSMLTALERLDIGHNEFTELPDVIGNLTSLLELWCDHNQISTITPTIGNLKRLMFLDASSNHLQSLPSEIEGCTSLGDLHLTTNRIQALPETLGNLESLTTLKADNNQLTSLPSTIGGLQSLSELNVSCNNLEDLPVTLGLLRNLRTFYADENYLLFIPAELGSCNGITVLSLRSNRLEYIPDEIGRIPRLRVLNLSDNRLRYLPFTITKLKDLQALWLAENQTCPLIPLQSDHDPDNGRKFLTCYLLPQLGDDEGPNDSGQGGDTDSFHASMWDEERSRRQTIHFAFPEEDEESGTLVRCPTPYPKDMREKIRHARSLAMRQKQGGVPADVRWSGGRDNRGYEEETAALVYGDHHDGDPSRHPNPASQIDAHRLYQCDKEKLAKDKARLQHHHSDQEPDREVSRSRSPIGEMTSMITSGDKPQPAPRKGKEKHRKLVDDDGGFSGRGPSTCLGSNPDVSVQKDQPAPNTPVSKRTPAFTYCSPSELSSRLSQFSDPRSPNAHSSYSASPVVKSQRSRDYDSDTGYRSETEFIRQRRQHLLNEQGFVRGGYESDRDGFTPRKERQREVGYSSDVEGYSGRVKVASYRSGPTPIHQQHTGSVQCHTNQTVLSQTYSTPNQIRTSFQKVREVSTASPKDKMSDPSARPLETSGFSDSGYNPPSPMFHHSNIVDQSTPITSEPPNGFGFRGRSRSGSDSGSASQEDHGKTADWRKDFYAVMEQKMNSSQSQLNHQVNDALSTNQPPPYKASPTYNSVAHRKLPPTPNRGSPYGVINYDRRSMNSPSMNQRLSELAISEQSARDYRSESPYQRLPLSRQSPSQQLYRQSEVMFTQEVTRVPNTSVYKHSATLYTQEVTRLPTPSGDGSGGTHAPHPLVSSSANTVYPQDHDSSQSSGFSSDTSKSRPYNPLPPKLAQLSGEQPQGERSRTPVLVNCEEERGDSPRESGYSSREHSSHRNSPCDPISHQEQFPDQAEEFKNPGSSCEDIAVYKHNLQMSQARVPRLLENSPRMYRDVSNKYSGFAMPPPSRPPPSPYSSQRPQSSEHHSHNASHPYHNSTQHGQSNHAVGREDHPSPSQRGPPQFQGRGLIPSVNHSRSNHYHSGDNGVFMTPEKVQPTYTVAQGEPVPQLDNNFENRYFLPLRKSSTEVMETIL
- the LOC128165237 gene encoding uncharacterized protein LOC128165237 isoform X1, with protein sequence MAGFVKKCPCLRPKIQEEIYELDYRHCNLTDVPAQVFNFERTLEELYLDNNQIQDLPRELFCCHGIRKLCLSNNEVTNIPPAIGSLINLEELDVSKNGIIDIPENINCCKCLRSVNANVNPLGKLPEGLTQLGNLTQLYLNDTFLDYLPGTFGRLLKLKVLEIRENHLKTLPKSFSMLTALERLDIGHNEFTELPDVIGNLTSLLELWCDHNQISTITPTIGNLKRLMFLDASSNHLQSLPSEIEGCTSLGDLHLTTNRIQALPETLGNLESLTTLKADNNQLTSLPSTIGGLQSLSELNVSCNNLEDLPVTLGLLRNLRTFYADENYLLFIPAELGSCNGITVLSLRSNRLEYIPDEIGRIPRLRVLNLSDNRLRYLPFTITKLKDLQALWLAENQTCPLIPLQSDHDPDNGRKFLTCYLLPQLGDDEGPNDSGQGGDTDSFHASMWDEERSRRQTIHFAFPEEDEESGTLVRCPTPYPKDMREKIRHARSLAMRQKQGGVPADVRWSGGRDNRGYEEEVRSKTAALVYGDHHDGDPSRHPNPASQIDAHRLYQCDKEKLAKDKARLQHHHSDQEPDREVSRSRSPIGEMTSMITSGDKPQPAPRKGKEKHRKLVDDDGGFSGRGPSTCLGSNPDVSVQKDQPAPNTPVSKRTPAFTYCSPSELSSRLSQFSDPRSPNAHSSYSASPVVKSQRSRDYDSDTGYRSETEFIRQRRQHLLNEQGFVRGGYESDRDGFTPRKERQREVGYSSDVEGYSGRVKVASYRSGPTPIHQQHTGSVQCHTNQTVLSQTYSTPNQIRTSFQKVREVSTASPKDKMSDPSARPLETSGFSDSGYNPPSPMFHHSNIVDQSTPITSEPPNGFGFRGRSRSGSDSGSASQEDHGKTADWRKDFYAVMEQKMNSSQSQLNHQVNDALSTNQPPPYKASPTYNSVAHRKLPPTPNRGSPYGVINYDRRSMNSPSMNQRLSELAISEQSARDYRSESPYQRLPLSRQSPSQQLYRQSEVMFTQEVTRVPNTSVYKHSATLYTQEVTRLPTPSGDGSGGTHAPHPLVSSSANTVYPQDHDSSQSSGFSSDTSKSRPYNPLPPKLAQLSGEQPQGERSRTPVLVNCEEERGDSPRESGYSSREHSSHRNSPCDPISHQEQFPDQAEEFKNPGSSCEDIAVYKHNLQMSQARVPRLLENSPRMYRDVSNKYSGFAMPPPSRPPPSPYSSQRPQSSEHHSHNASHPYHNSTQHGQSNHAVGREDHPSPSQRGPPQFQGRGLIPSVNHSRSNHYHSGDNGVFMTPEKVQPTYTVAQGEPVPQLDNNFENRYFLPLRKSSTEVMETIL
- the LOC128165237 gene encoding uncharacterized protein LOC128165237 isoform X10, with translation MAGFVKKCPCLRPKIQEEIYELDYRHCNLTDVPAQVFNFERTLEELYLDNNQIQDLPRELFCCHGIRKLCLSNNEVTNIPPAIGSLINLEELDVSKNGIIDIPENINCCKCLRSVNANVNPLGKLPEGLTQLGNLTQLYLNDTFLDYLPGTFGRLLKLKVLEIRENHLKTLPKSFSMLTALERLDIGHNEFTELPDVIGNLTSLLELWCDHNQISTITPTIGNLKRLMFLDASSNHLQSLPSEIEGCTSLGDLHLTTNRIQALPETLGNLESLTTLKADNNQLTSLPSTIGGLQSLSELNVSCNNLEDLPVTLGLLRNLRTFYADENYLLFIPAELGSCNGITVLSLRSNRLEYIPDEIGRIPRLRVLNLSDNRLRYLPFTITKLKDLQALWLAENQTCPLIPLQSDHDPDNGRKFLTCYLLPQLGDDEGPNDSGQGGDTDSFHASMWDEERSRRQTIHFAFPEEDEESEKLAKDKARLQHHHSDQEPDREVSRSRSPIGEMTSMITSGDKPQPAPRKGKEKHRKLVDDDGGFSGRGPSTCLGSNPDVSVQKDQPAPNTPVSKRTPAFTYCSPSELSSRLSQFSDPRSPNAHSSYSASPVVKSQRSRDYDSDTGYRSETEFIRQRRQHLLNEQGFVRGGYESDRDGFTPRKERQREVGYSSDVEGYSGRVKVASYRSGPTPIHQQHTGSVQCHTNQTVLSQTYSTPNQIRTSFQKVREVSTASPKDKMSDPSARPLETSGFSDSGYNPPSPMFHHSNIVDQSTPITSEPPNGFGFRGRSRSGSDSGSASQEDHGKTADWRKDFYAVMEQKMNSSQSQLNHQVNDALSTNQPPPYKASPTYNSVAHRKLPPTPNRGSPYGVINYDRRSMNSPSMNQRLSELAISEQSARDYRSESPYQRLPLSRQSPSQQLYRQSEVMFTQEVTRVPNTSVYKHSATLYTQEVTRLPTPSGDGSGGTHAPHPLVSSSANTVYPQDHDSSQSSGFSSDTSKSRPYNPLPPKLAQLSGEQPQGERSRTPVLVNCEEERGDSPRESGYSSREHSSHRNSPCDPISHQEQFPDQAEEFKNPGSSCEDIAVYKHNLQMSQARVPRLLENSPRMYRDVSNKYSGFAMPPPSRPPPSPYSSQRPQSSEHHSHNASHPYHNSTQHGQSNHAVGREDHPSPSQRGPPQFQGRGLIPSVNHSRSNHYHSGDNGVFMTPEKVQPTYTVAQGEPVPQLDNNFENRYFLPLRKSSTEVMETIL